One window of the Granulicella arctica genome contains the following:
- a CDS encoding SH3 domain-containing protein produces MAAVSNRTGTVNNGDRLKVLEHGRRFLRVQTEKGELGWIDEKVVATQDVFDGFAEVKKAHQGDPAVASAVVRDEVYMHLKPGRDTDKLFRLAEGEKLQLLSRATLQKANSGPPMRARATAAPVATTPAKPAAVLAKGATGAKADEAPLPPPMEDWWLVRDSQGHTGWLLSRMMDVDAPDSLTRYSEGQRIVGAYILNKVNDPDAPQDDKNIPQYVAVMSPYKAGLPYDFDQVRLFIWNVKKHRYETGFREKNVEGYLPIEIAEIKDPTEKGTLGMMTLPAFRYRVLSADSAAVVPDAATGAISPGKTFVKTYRLEGNITHRVLGAGEIPPEEAHPVPPDEKKKGKHRR; encoded by the coding sequence GTGGCCGCTGTTTCTAACAGAACCGGCACAGTCAACAATGGCGACCGGCTGAAGGTGTTGGAGCATGGTCGCCGCTTTCTTCGTGTGCAAACCGAGAAGGGCGAACTTGGCTGGATTGATGAGAAGGTGGTCGCCACCCAGGATGTTTTCGACGGGTTCGCTGAGGTCAAGAAGGCTCATCAAGGCGATCCGGCGGTCGCTTCGGCAGTCGTACGGGATGAGGTGTACATGCACCTCAAACCAGGGCGAGATACGGATAAACTTTTTCGTCTGGCTGAAGGAGAGAAACTCCAGCTGCTCTCGCGGGCGACCTTGCAGAAGGCCAATAGTGGTCCCCCGATGCGGGCGCGCGCTACGGCCGCACCGGTTGCTACCACTCCTGCCAAGCCTGCGGCAGTCCTTGCGAAAGGCGCTACGGGAGCTAAGGCTGATGAGGCGCCACTGCCACCTCCGATGGAGGACTGGTGGCTGGTTCGCGACTCGCAGGGCCATACGGGCTGGCTCCTGAGCAGGATGATGGATGTGGATGCACCGGACTCCCTGACGCGCTATTCCGAAGGGCAGCGGATTGTGGGGGCCTACATCCTGAACAAGGTGAACGATCCCGACGCACCGCAGGATGACAAGAATATTCCGCAGTACGTGGCTGTGATGAGTCCGTACAAAGCAGGTCTACCGTATGACTTCGATCAGGTTCGGCTGTTTATATGGAATGTAAAGAAGCATCGGTATGAGACCGGATTTCGCGAGAAGAACGTCGAAGGCTATCTGCCGATTGAGATCGCCGAGATCAAGGATCCCACGGAGAAGGGGACGTTGGGGATGATGACGCTGCCCGCCTTCCGCTATCGCGTGCTAAGTGCCGATTCGGCGGCTGTTGTGCCGGATGCAGCTACCGGTGCGATCTCACCGGGAAAGACCTTTGTGAAGACGTACAGGCTGGAAGGGAACATCACGCACCGTGTGCTCGGCGCTGGGGAGATCCCCCCGGAAGAGGCTCATCCGGTGCCTCCCGATGAGAAGAAAAAAGGGAAGCACCGGCGGTAG
- a CDS encoding ATP synthase F0 subunit B encodes MVLFILLVAAYGLLVRRPLDKILAERRARTVGAVEQARGAISAAEAETAVYEDKLRAAKSEIFQVRDQKLKQWNAERDQALGEVRASMQARIRTARQEIETSTAAARQQIEGLSAELSMQILRAVLPAGVASTEAPQ; translated from the coding sequence ATGGTTCTGTTTATTCTGCTGGTAGCCGCTTACGGTCTATTGGTTCGTCGTCCTCTGGATAAAATTCTGGCTGAGCGCCGTGCCCGTACCGTTGGAGCCGTTGAGCAGGCGCGTGGAGCAATCTCCGCAGCAGAGGCTGAGACCGCGGTGTACGAAGACAAGCTGCGGGCTGCCAAATCCGAGATATTCCAAGTTCGTGACCAGAAATTGAAGCAATGGAATGCGGAGCGTGACCAGGCGCTGGGCGAAGTGCGTGCCTCCATGCAGGCCCGTATCCGAACTGCACGGCAAGAGATCGAGACGAGCACAGCAGCAGCCCGCCAGCAGATCGAAGGATTGAGCGCCGAACTGAGTATGCAGATCCTGCGGGCTGTGCTGCCAGCGGGCGTTGCCTCTACGGAGGCGCCACAGTGA
- the atpH gene encoding ATP synthase F1 subunit delta has product MAVFAPRYAHALAQVIDAKKLDIAAAQQQMRDFAGTLSGSSDLREVLLNPSIPQDQKLRLLDAIAGRMGMFREIRNFIAVIMDHHRLAAFDEIIAEYDLVADEDSGIAEAEITSAHPLHSDDRAALEEQVAKLAGGRVRASYREDSSLLGGAIVRIGSTVYDGSVLAQLQQLKTQLINA; this is encoded by the coding sequence ATGGCAGTCTTTGCTCCTCGATATGCGCACGCGTTAGCCCAGGTCATTGATGCCAAGAAGCTTGACATTGCTGCGGCTCAGCAGCAGATGCGCGACTTCGCTGGCACACTTTCCGGCAGCTCCGATCTTCGCGAGGTGCTGCTCAATCCGTCTATCCCCCAAGATCAAAAGCTTCGGCTGCTTGACGCGATCGCTGGCCGGATGGGTATGTTCCGCGAGATCAGAAATTTTATCGCAGTCATTATGGACCACCATCGGCTCGCAGCATTTGATGAAATCATTGCTGAGTATGATTTGGTGGCTGACGAGGACTCGGGTATTGCCGAGGCCGAGATTACGAGCGCGCACCCTCTGCACAGCGACGACCGCGCCGCTCTTGAGGAGCAGGTGGCAAAGCTGGCGGGCGGACGAGTTCGGGCCAGCTACAGGGAAGATAGCTCACTCCTTGGCGGGGCGATCGTGCGAATCGGCTCTACGGTCTATGACGGCTCAGTGCTTGCTCAGCTACAGCAATTGAAAACACAACTCATCAACGCGTAA
- a CDS encoding F0F1 ATP synthase subunit B family protein, with product MTKDLFKKIFASFLFVALALAQQTHALAQEAKQPSGVSASGNGSTPSAQSPDAEKGEEDENAAYLKSPSVRALGAKLGMNPDQAATAFQVANFIVLAALLGWFLAKALPKTFRSRNTAIQKHLVDARTATEEANARLGSVEARLGKLDGQIAELRAQADKDSSLDEQRIKASVEEEKQKILAAAEQEIAAATLHAHRQLQQYAAELAIEQAGHKLIINAETDRLLIQSFTQRLSNDKGGQN from the coding sequence GTGACCAAGGACCTGTTCAAGAAGATTTTCGCCAGCTTTCTCTTTGTCGCGCTTGCCCTGGCGCAGCAGACTCATGCTCTCGCCCAGGAAGCCAAGCAACCTTCGGGGGTAAGTGCGAGCGGGAATGGAAGCACGCCATCGGCGCAGTCTCCTGATGCGGAAAAGGGTGAAGAGGACGAGAATGCTGCGTATCTGAAATCACCGTCAGTCCGCGCGTTAGGTGCCAAGCTCGGTATGAATCCGGATCAGGCCGCCACGGCCTTTCAGGTTGCCAACTTTATCGTGTTGGCTGCCCTGCTTGGCTGGTTCCTTGCCAAAGCGTTACCGAAGACGTTTCGAAGTCGGAATACAGCCATCCAGAAGCACCTGGTCGACGCCCGTACGGCTACCGAAGAGGCGAATGCGCGGTTAGGCTCTGTAGAGGCGCGACTTGGCAAGCTGGACGGTCAAATCGCCGAGTTGCGGGCGCAGGCCGACAAAGATTCGAGCCTCGACGAGCAGCGTATCAAGGCGTCCGTTGAGGAAGAGAAGCAAAAGATTCTGGCCGCCGCGGAGCAGGAGATTGCCGCAGCGACGCTGCATGCACATCGCCAACTGCAGCAGTACGCAGCGGAGCTTGCAATCGAGCAGGCTGGCCACAAATTGATTATCAACGCTGAGACCGATCGATTGCTGATTCAGAGCTTCACGCAACGCCTGAGTAACGACAAGGGAGGGCAGAACTGA
- the hfq gene encoding RNA chaperone Hfq: MEPKPAQNIQDTFLNTVRKDKSPITIYLVSGVKLTGKIRSFDKYSVLLENNSQEQLIFKHAISTVVSGRAGAHIELKSEMRSDRGEARPSSGPSVAGSVSQTHEPVTRESSGT, translated from the coding sequence ATGGAACCAAAGCCGGCACAGAATATCCAGGACACATTTCTCAATACTGTCCGTAAAGATAAAAGCCCGATAACGATCTACCTGGTGAGTGGGGTAAAGCTGACAGGCAAGATTCGCTCTTTCGATAAATATTCCGTATTGCTTGAGAACAACAGCCAGGAGCAGTTGATCTTCAAACATGCCATTTCGACGGTAGTAAGCGGACGCGCTGGCGCACATATCGAGCTGAAATCTGAAATGCGCTCCGACCGTGGAGAGGCTCGCCCATCGAGCGGACCTTCGGTGGCGGGATCCGTGTCGCAAACTCATGAACCTGTGACTCGAGAGTCCAGCGGCACCTAG
- a CDS encoding DegT/DnrJ/EryC1/StrS family aminotransferase: protein MAADLLQSAPSLPIAMLDFSRQYSIIREEVLAVIEEVCASQRFILGPQVARFERAVALACDSPHALGCASGTDALWLAMDAARIGPGDAVITTPFSFFATASSIIRCGATPIFADIDPKTFNLSPTSVAAIFDSPAGANVKAIMPVHLYGQCADWDAFTAFQQQHGLLLIEDAAQAFGATWNGIPAGALGDAAAFSFYPTKNLSAFGDAGLVTTASDELAERVTMLRAHGMRRRYFHDEIGGNSRLDTLQAAVLEVKLRYLPQWNQQRRDRATLYDQLFQEAGLAAPSVTDGIVLPITDRRASHVFHQYVIRVPRRDALRLHLSNAQIGTEIYYPLPLHLQESLAYLGYKQGDFPHTERAAEEVLALPMYPELRDDEQRTIVEAIANFYARPADVTTKSE from the coding sequence GTGGCCGCTGACTTACTGCAATCCGCTCCTTCCCTGCCCATCGCCATGCTGGACTTCTCCCGCCAGTACTCCATCATTCGGGAAGAGGTTCTTGCAGTCATCGAAGAGGTTTGCGCCTCGCAACGGTTCATCCTCGGCCCGCAGGTTGCCAGGTTTGAACGAGCCGTCGCCCTCGCCTGCGATTCACCACACGCCCTTGGTTGCGCGAGTGGCACTGACGCTCTCTGGCTGGCGATGGACGCTGCCCGCATCGGTCCCGGCGATGCGGTAATCACGACCCCCTTCAGCTTCTTCGCTACGGCAAGCTCGATCATTCGTTGTGGTGCCACGCCAATCTTTGCCGATATCGATCCGAAGACCTTCAACCTGTCCCCGACTTCCGTGGCGGCGATCTTCGATTCCCCCGCCGGAGCCAACGTAAAGGCGATCATGCCGGTCCACCTCTACGGTCAGTGCGCTGACTGGGACGCCTTTACCGCCTTCCAGCAGCAGCATGGCCTGCTCCTCATTGAGGATGCGGCTCAGGCCTTTGGTGCTACCTGGAACGGAATTCCTGCCGGCGCACTCGGCGATGCAGCCGCCTTCAGCTTCTATCCCACCAAGAATCTCAGCGCATTCGGCGACGCAGGGCTGGTCACCACGGCGAGCGACGAACTCGCCGAACGGGTCACGATGCTCCGCGCTCATGGAATGCGCCGCCGCTACTTCCACGACGAGATTGGCGGTAATTCGCGGCTGGACACCCTTCAGGCTGCCGTCCTCGAGGTCAAGCTTCGCTATCTGCCGCAGTGGAATCAACAGCGCCGCGATCGTGCCACACTCTACGACCAGCTCTTCCAGGAGGCCGGTCTCGCGGCCCCCAGCGTGACCGATGGTATCGTTCTCCCCATTACGGACCGGCGGGCGTCCCACGTCTTCCACCAGTACGTGATACGCGTTCCCCGCAGAGATGCACTACGGCTGCATCTCTCCAATGCGCAGATTGGTACAGAGATTTACTACCCCCTGCCCCTGCATCTTCAGGAAAGTCTCGCGTACCTTGGCTACAAACAAGGAGACTTCCCGCATACAGAGCGGGCGGCGGAGGAGGTTCTGGCGCTGCCCATGTACCCCGAACTCCGCGACGACGAGCAGAGAACGATCGTGGAAGCCATCGCCAACTTTTATGCGCGGCCCGCAGATGTGACGACGAAGTCGGAGTAA